The Erythrolamprus reginae isolate rEryReg1 unplaced genomic scaffold, rEryReg1.hap1 scaffold_141, whole genome shotgun sequence DNA window AGTGTCCCCTTCTTGGGTCAAACCTCCACCCCAGCCCCTTAAAAATGCTGCACACAAGGAACCCACCTGGTCAGGGTtgcttttaaaattcattttaatatgaAGGACAATGCACAGACAAAACCCAGTTCTTTCTTCATAAACGTTTTCCTTGGTTCTCAAAGCGCTTTTCAAAGTTACCTTTTCTAAAAAAAGAATTGATttagtttttaaaagaaattatctttccccccccaaaacgGAGCTATTCAGCTTCACCCAAAGAAAACAATTCAGCTTTAGTTTCATCAAGAAGAAACGGAGACGGAAGGTTTTTGCCCTGCATGTATTGTTCCAGCCCCTGCAAAAAAGAATTTGATACACTGAATGTGGAGGGATTATTTTTTAAGACGCCTCAGAGATTAATAAAACCCAAAAGGTGGAGATGAACTGTGTGATAAAATAGAATTAAACTAGCAGTTAATGATGCTGGGGAAAATTGTTTTGGTTATCTTTGCTTTCTGCAACAATCACAAACCATCTTGATTTTTAAAACCAGCCCTTTTTTATCTACTGTATACACACTTTGAGTTTCCTCCATATCCACCTATTTCTACCGTGTTCACATTATTTTTCACcaattcttttgtattttttttccaggcTTTTTGCAGGTAAAGGCCTAACCAGGCTGCTATTTCACTTTAGGGCACCAATCACGTGCTCTTAAAAAATGTTAGCAAAACAAGAGAGAGGTTGCTGGGTGCCCCAGGCCTAATGCAATATTAGCCTTCTTTACATGCAAAACAAAATTCTCACTGCTAAATTCTGGCTCTTTCCATGTTttgcaaagaaaaacaaacaaacaaaccacccaaTAACCAATGAGTAAATGTTTACAAAGGATTCTCCTGCTCTTATTTCTGGGTCAGTGCAAAAACCAGTTTGCATTGTTTGCAAAGTTTGTTCCCTTTTCGCAACAGATATTTAACCCTTTGGGAGCTCTGCAACAGAGAATAATTTTCTGACCTCTCCAAAGTAAGAGACCAGTGGTGAGATCTCGCACACGGCAGGCGGCTCCTCGTCTTGGGAGAAACTGGAGGAAGACAGGAAAACATTTAAGGCTCCCCAGAAACACACAAACGCAACTTATGCTGGAGGGCAATAGAGATCGAAATGCATGAAAGTTTATTCCCATGGAATAAACAAATCTACAATCTGGGACTGGGATAGTATTTGCCATTGATTGTGGagagtttttatattaattgttaACCATTCAAACATCTTTTCCATGGGTGCCtggtaaatatactgctcaaaaaaaataaagggaacactccaataacacatcctagatctgaatggatgaaatattctcattgaatatttcatctgCACAACtactccatttgcacaacagcatatgtgAAATTGACGGTccatcagggttgcttcctaagtggatagttagatttcacagaagtttgattgacttggagttatattgtgttgtttaagtgttccctttatatttttgtgcAGTGTAGTTACAGTTGTTTCAATATCCCCAATTTAAATCGTAAAAATCAGTATTAACTTTAAAATATGGCCATCCTACTCATAAAATAAACACGGTTCACAAAGCCTCGGTTGTTGCATCAGACATGTAGCCGATTCACACAACGCCCTGAACCAAAATCCAACAATGGCTGTGCAGGACCCAGGATTTTGCAGCAGGGGGTCAATGCTGCCCTTTCGCCCAGGGCCAAGCCTCATGCCCAGCCAGGCTGATCGAGACAGGGCAACCCACCTCTCCTTTCCCGGGATGGGCTCCCCGGCCCCTGTCACGAATCTGCCCCCCGCCTGGAGGGCCCAGCGGTAATGCTGAGACAGGAGGGAACGGCGTGCCGTGGCCGGCGTGTCTCTGGCAGCCGTGGCCGCGTTCTTCAGCGGGGAGAACTCCTCTTCCCTTGGCACCTCCAAGGCGACAAAGTTCCTGCCAATAGAAGGACCAGGAGTTGGTGGGCTTGAAACAGGCCAGCGGGTGGTTTAGTTCTACACGGGTCACTTCGTTTGGCCATGCCAAGCGAGTGAAGCATTTGAGGCCATACCCGTCGATAGATTGTTTAGGGAAAAATACGTCCACAAAACAACTCAAAAACAGCGTTAGCTGTGAGTGGTAATAGTAATGGGCCATTCAGACACATAAACCAGTAGAAATATATTACATAGAGCAACAAGATAGAATGATCTCTTTACGCTTCTAATCACAAACACAATCTCAATGGCATCTGCACACAGCTGTAGCTATACAGTGACTATCAGTAAAAAGACCTCCCCCCAAACAGGAGCTCCGTTGGCTCCCCCTTGTGGCCAACTATGATCCTTCTCTTAAAGGCACATCATGTAAACATACATTCCTTGTTTATATGTATTGTAACCCAATAGTTACATGCAGGGTACTGACACCCACGTAACTCTGGTTCACCCTTCATGCCTTTCTATTGTTCTAGATCAGAGATCTTCAAAtgtggcaactttaggacttgtggacttccactctcagaattctccagccagcagagcttTAGATCCACAAGGAAGGTAGATCTTTGAACTGCCCACAGAGATGGATGTAACTCACCAACTCCTCTCAACTCCCAACGCAGGACAGATTGAATTGCCCCAAGAGCAGACTTCGCCATAATGGGAACCGCTGATCTCTGTGGGCCCCTTTGAAATAGGGAGGGGGCCCAGGTCAGCCAGCTGCATGGTGGTtttggtgtgggtgtgggtgtctgtgtgtgcaatgcttctgcagACTTTGTGTTAACGTGGAAGGCTGCGCAGCCCCTTCTctgcccccctcctcccctccgcAGTCGTCTCTGTTCCACTTCGCAGCCCcccaaaaagaaaggaaagagaggccTCGGCCACTAACTTAGCAAAGGGGAAGACGTCGAACACAAACTTCTCCAGCTTTATCCCGTTGGGCTGCAGGGCCTCCACCCGACGGCCCCCCTCGTCCACGTAAGGCACTTTCTTGATGGCCACGTGGGGTGTCAGCTGCGACTCGAATTgcctggagaggagaggagggggtctTCCTAAGCCCAGGACTTTCCTCAGCCCAGCTGGGGCCTCCCCACACCAAGAAGCAACAGCCCCCCAGGAGAGATCCACCCCCAGGGAAGGGAAAAGAGCCGAATTGGGGATTATTGGACTCGGCTGTTCAGGATGAACGAAAAAGGGGAAGAGCATTACctatagctcagtgtttcccaacctttgccacttgaaggtatctggacttcaactcccagaattccccagccagcatttcgtggctggggaattctgggagttgaagtccaaatatcttcaaggagccaaggttggaaaacagtgagctatagtaatagcacttcgaattatctaccgcttcatagtgttctccaagcagtttacagagaatccgcctcttgcccccaacaatcggggtcctcatttgacccacctggggaggagggaaggctgagcccaccttgagccggtggtgagatttgaactgctgagctacagctaacagtcagctgaaggagcctgcagggctgccctctaaccactgcgccaccccaggcgCATGAGAAAAGGAAGTTCTCACTTCCCAGCATGTGAGTTTTGGTGACTCCCTGAAAACCGTTtcctaattttaatattagagcCCCCCCCCTTCTGAATAACGCTCAGCTGGTCGGCGATTGGCCAGAGCAGTTAAGCCGCCTCCAACAGCTGTCAATCTCCAGATCCCCCTTCCTGGGTCCAACTGGGCGTCAAGAGTCTCCCGTCCCCGTTGTTTGTACTCCTAGCAGGCTCCTCGCACTTTCCACCACCCCCACCCCGTGTggattgggtgtgtgtgtgtgtgtgtgtgtgtgtcagggaaCTTACTCCACCACCTCCCGAAGGAAGTCGAGGCtgaagaaatggttgcagatgtTTCCTGCCCAGTAGGCCAAGCGGCCATCTGGGCTGCGTTTCTCGGCCGTTTCCGCCACGATCTCACTGTACTCCACCACCCGAAAGGCCCCGTCCAGGCGACACACCACCCCAACGGGCTCGGCGGGAGAGGCCTTCTCCACCACCTGCAAAGGCAGCGTTGAGGGCCCGTTGGCCTTGGGGAGAGGCTGGTGGACGTAATCCAGGCCGCCCCACCCCTTTCACCTTGGCACCACAATCGGCCCCTCTCGACACACAAAAGCCGATGAAGACGGGGTCCGCCATTTTGACCAGGATGTTGTCCACGCAGTAGACGTGGATGAACTGGACGCCCCGTCGCTTCATGTCCTCCAGGATCTTGTGGTCCCCCAGGGCGCGGTACAGGCCCCCGTTGCCGTCTGCAGGACAAAAGCAAGCAATGGCTAGTCTGCTCCTCCGACCACCCCCCCCAGGCCCCCCTGCTTCCCTTCCACTACCCGGGGGCCCTCATCCCAGAAGGGGCTCCGGTGTGTGACGCGCCTGTCAAATGCGAGAGCAGGGAAGGGCCACCCAGAAGGCCGAGGAGAGCTGCCCACCTGGCGCCATGGCGATCTTGCCCTTCTCCTCCAGGATCACCTTCCCGTCAAAGGTCACGGCCGGCAGCATCCTTTGCTCGAACAGGATGACGTTGGACTCGTCCAGGTTGAAATAATGGTGGTCGCGGAAGAATTTCTCCGTCGGCCCCAGCGTGAACTCGCTGGTCATGATGTACCTGCGAGAGAAGCCAGGCGAGCGGATTCTCCACCGGGTCCTTCCGTGCCGCCACTTAAGCCGCCCAGGGCCCCGGGACGCACCAGGGCACCAGGCACCGCGAGTGGCCAAACTTCCGGCCTGCCAGCTGCTCCACTTTCCGGATCCTCTCGGCCTGGATCTGGTAGAGGGTCTTGTGGCTGGGCAGGCCCACGTCGAACATGCCCTTCGGGTAGGGCACCCCCAGACGCGTCCCTTGCCCCCCCGCCAGCAGCAGCGCCGCCACTTTGCCCTGGGCGATCTGGCAGAGGCCTGCGGGACGGAAGACACAGCTGGCATCGGCCCAGCTCTCTTGAGAGCCCCCCCCCGTTCAGTACCCCTGCCAGGCGGGCCCTCTCGGCCACGGGGGGCGGCACAACGACAAGCCAAAGTCCCCCCCCCGGGGATGACGGGCGCGCCCACCTTCCTCCTCCCAccgctgcagagccgccgggtCTCCGCCGCCCACGCTGCCCAGCGCCTCGGGCGGGAGGGGCTCCATGCGGCCGTCCAGCCCTTCCGCgcaggggcggggcgggcgggcgcaGGCTTGGGCCGCCCGGCGGCAGTGCTCGGCCAGCTGCTCGGGCTCTAGCGCCCCCAGCGCCCCCAGCAGCGCCTCCCGCTCCGCCGGCCCCAGCTCGGCCCAGAAGCGCAGCAGGTGGCGCTGGCCGGCGCGCTCCAGGCGGACCCGCAGCGCCTCcatcgccgccgcctcctcctcctcctctagcgGGGACGAAGCGCCGGTCACTCAGCGGGGCTCAGCCGCGGGTGCCGCCCCGTCCGGCCAGGCGGAGCTTCGGGCCTCGAGGGGCCGGGCGGGAGGGAAGCCCGCGGCCGCCCCCTGCCCTCCAGCCCCGCCCGGCCCGGCGGCTCCGGCGCTCCCGCAGCAAAATCAAACCAGTCCGCGCGGCGGCTCGGCCAATGGGTGGCGAGGGCGGGGCGGGGCGACCAATGAGCGGAGGGCGGCTGACGTCACGGGGAGCCCGCGCCCCCCCCTCCGGCACGCCGCTCCGAGCCCCCCGATGGCGCCGGGACACCGCCTGGACGGTCCCCCGCCCCCGCGGGCCTTCCTGCAGAGCCTCCGCCCGCTCTACGACATCCTGGACGAGCGCCGTCGGGGCTACGTGCACCTGCGGGAGATCGAGTCGCGCTGGCGGCGGGCGGACGGGGAAGCGGGGCCGGCGGGGGTGCTGGAGGGGCTGCGGCGGGCGGCTCCCCCCAGCGGCTACCTGACCTTCGAGCGCTTCGTGCTGGGGCTCCGGCTGGCGCTCCCGGGCCCCGAGGAGAGCCCCGAGCCCAGCATCCCCGTCGGGCAGGCGCCGCCCCAGCCGCAGGGCCACCGAGCCGGTGAGGCAGCCGGAGTTCCGGAGCGGGGAGGCTCTCGGGCCACGCGCAGTCCCGCTCTTGGGGGGCGGGGCGCTTCCCGGGGGGGCGGCAGGCCAGGCCCAACACACCACGCGGAGCAGTCGGGGTTTGTGAGGAGGGGGAGATGGCTGGGGGGCCCTGGCCCTGCGAGGGGAAGAGCGGATTCGGGGGTGGGCTTCCCTGGGGGAATCCGGGGCTGCCGGAGGGCGGAGTGCAAAGCCGGGCAGCGGGAGGGACGGAGCAGAGGGGTCGCTTCCTTGTGAGGGTTGTGTGTTCAGCAGGgacccctccccctctccttaaCCTGcgaccccctccccttcctcttcccccccccccgcggcagGAGAGGCCAGTGGGAGCCGGAAGCCCCTGAAGGAGCCGCTGGGACAGGAGGGTCCCTGCCAGGAGCCCCCGAGGCAGCCCAGCATCCGAAGGCAACGCCGGAGACACACCCTCGCCCACGGAGTGGACCAAGAGACGgtatttccctcccccccctccccgtccTGCAGAAGGCAGAGGGACACCCCCTCccctgggtggcttccctggcaGGGCGCTGGGAGTGATGGGGACTCTGGTTTTGGCCCTGGAGGGGGGTTGGAGATGGAAGGAGGGGCGGCTGCCTTGCCCACTGATGCCCTTCTCCCCCCCTGCAGCTGGAGCGGGAGAAGGAGCGGGAGAAGGAGCGGGAGTGCCTGCTGCGGGGGCTGGGGCTGGCGGAAGAGGCCCGGGGCTGGTACCTCCAGCAGCTCCACCGCCTGCAGGGCCACCAGAAGCAGCTGGCACGGAGCAGAGGCCGCCAGGTGAGGGGCAGAGGCAGGGGGGGggctgcaaccccccccccagaagggCCTGACCCAGCCCTCCGCCCCCTTGGTCTCTCCAGGAAGAGGACAGTCGGACGGGGCTCAGCCCCCCAAGTGCCCCCCAAGTGCAGGAGCTGAGCCGGTGCCTGTGGAAGCTGCTCTCCCTCTCGGCCCAGGTGGGGAGGAGCCCCAGGCGGTGGgggcagggggagggagggggcccaCAAATACCTCCCGgaggccaatcaggtcccacagggtgggcctCCTCCAGCAGGTGGGCGGGACCAcagtggagggccttctctgtggctaccccGGCTCTATGGACCCCACTCCCCACCCCGACGTCCAAACTGCTCCCACTCTAATGgccggcctgggggccgtgaaaaTTGCAACTGTCGCGGCTGAACCGTGCACGAGTGGGCTGCGTGGACGTTCAGTGGACGTTCAGTCTTTGTcggtttttattgttttcatattcaacttcttttatagtcttatgtattttttatattgtccCACTGGGAGGGGGCTGCATCGGagttgaatggatgaatgaacgaATGGAGGAACAAGCAAACTGTGCTCGCATTTGCCTGGAGCAAGGCCCCGCTGCCCATAAGGACTAGAAACCTGTGATGTGCTAACCTTCCTTTCTCTTCAGCCTGGGGACTCGAGCCCCCCCACCGCCTCCCACAGCCCTCCTGCCACTCAGTCGGGCCCCTCCCCATTCGTGGGGCCACAACAGACCATCCACATGCTGAAAGAGCAGAACAGGCTCCTGACCAAGGtgaggggggagcagggggagcaGGGGCCCCCTCGCTCCTGTCTCTCTCCTTTGGGGGGCAGGTGGAGGAGGGAGGCCTTAAGCGGCTATTCTGCTAACACCGCTTTGCCCCCCCCTGCCCCCGCAGGAAGTGACGGACAAAGGCCGCCGGATCACCCAGCTGGAGCAGGAGAAGTCCGCTCTCATCAAGCAGCTCTTTGGAGCCAGGGCAGAAAGTACCAAGGACAGCAGCCAGCTGGACTCCACCTTCATTTAGCCTCAGACCCCCAAGAGACTGGGGCAATGGGGCGCCTCccacggggtgggtggggggctgcAGAAAGACCTGGACCCTCTTTGAATGCTGCCCCCTCGGATTCCCACGGGCAGCAGGAGGCATCACGGCACCATCTCTGGGGAAGGGTCAGGAAGGGGGCCGAGATCCCCACTCCCCTGCCCCAAGGAAGCCCCCTCCCCGACTGCAGCACTCCAGGGCGTTCAAAAAGTGTGGAGCAACCCCCTCAGCCCCCCTCCTGAAGGCTCCGGACTCTCACCTCTTCCGATAAGCCCGGCCTCTCTTTTGGGCCTGGGGGGTGAATTGGGCCTTTTGTAATATTTATGGCCGACGTTTCCCCACTGCTCTACTCCAGACTCTGCGTGTGGAAGGGCACAGATACGTCTGCACTTCCTCTTGTGCAATGGAAAAGCTTCGGAATCTGCCTGGTTTCCTTCGGGCTGAGAGGTAAGCctttctgcccccccccggccCCCCAGGCTTCCTCAGCTGACAGGCTGCTCACAACTGGCTGCTTTTCATGGACAGAGGAAGCTGCCAAAGGATTTGGGActctctgaccccccccccccccccagttactACAGAGGTCTCTGGCGTTTACAAATAAGCCTTGTTTTCTGCAAAGCATTtttgaagatattttttaaaaaaaaataataatcaagtaCATGTGTTAGTTTTGTCATTGTGCAaatccaaataaaaatattagaccATATTTTGCTGTTGCTTTTATATTAGTGCCTGGCATGGATCAAAGGGGCTTTAGCCTGAAACTAGAGAGGCCCAAAAGACAGGAGGGTGTGGCTGGTTCTGCTCAAGAGACGCGGGAAAggttacaattcaaagttctGCAAGCAAGGAGAACTTTTTTGCTTGAAGAGGAAGCAGGGAGCAagttggcaatagcacttagacttataggccacttcacagggctttgacagccctctctaagcggtttatagagccAGCATAATTGGCCCCAACGATCTGGGTCCctgttttacccactttggaaggagggaaggctgagtcaccctggagccggtggtgagatttgaactgctgaactacagctagtcaGTTAGCTgcaggagcctgcagtgctgcactcaaccactgcgccacccgggCTCGACTTAAGTTAAGGATCTGTGTTTAATTATCTGGATGGCTTTCTTTCCAAGTGGGCTTTTCAGGGAGTGGAGAGGCCGCTCTGCCAGCGAGTCTTCTTGGACGGACTTTCTTCCAAGTGATGAATCAGGTCATGAGTATTTTTGCACTGggctttggggagggggagacGGGGGCTGAACCCAACCCAAGCGGGCTCCCCATCAGCTGCTCCTTCCCGGAAAAACAATGAGTGTTTTGTTCctcttttgttttggttttgttcCTTCAGTGCGCGGCAGAGGCCCGAATCTCCAActgccccccacacacacaccccagacaCCCCCACAGGGCTTCTCCCCACAGTGAGCATCCACGCCAGAGGCTCACACCACGTCCCAGGGGGTGTCAGGCAGCAGAGGCAGCCCTggggggctggcactggctccaGGAACCAGCTCTCTCTGTCCTCCCAGAACTGCTGGGCAGGATTGGGGGGGGAGTAAGGGGGGGCTGGCTGAATGTTCAAAGTCCTGCCCCACCCAAATGTGCTTATGGCTTAGTATATGTTGCAAGACTTTGCCAGGAATCCGTCTGTTTTCAGTGTCCTTTCATTTTGTGCAAGAGATAAACGCTTCTTATCTTCCTCCAGGGAAGAATTCGGGGGGGGTGACCGGCTCCCACCTGGTTTCTGGCCCCTTTCTTTATTCTGTAGCAACCTgggagcccccccacccccacccgtgCAAGACGGCCCAGGCTCCGGCCCAGATGTGCTACGAAGGCTCTCTTGAATCACGCTAAGCCACAGACCCACACGGGAAGCCAAGACCAAACGCAGGACATCTGGGGTGACCGTCCAGTTAATCTCTTTCCCAAACAAACCCCAAGATCCCCAAGGAGGGGTGACTAGGTGGGAGCCCCCGCAGGGCTGGAGACACCTGGAGCCTTTGCTCACCTTTTGCCTCAACCTGTAGCAGCCTGGGCTCTTTTACCCTCCGAAGGGGGGGCATTATAGCAACAAAGGgggatatttgtagctcagggtcgaCACGAGGGGTCTTTGGGGCTCCGTTGTCCCAAAGCTGCCAAACTGACGCTCTCTTCACCAGCCCCCAAGGCTGAGGGGTCAGGGCAGCTTTTCAAGCGAAGGGCCCCCTATTATGGGGATTTGGGGCTGTGCTAAGGGCAGAAACTGGGCTTGAAGTGTGTCGTGAAAGGCCCAGCAACACCAACACATCCTCCATTCTTTGTTATTGTGCCTCCAACTTCCGGGCAGTTGACCCTTTGCTGCCACTGACTTTGGCCATGAAGCATCTCCTGCTGTTTGTGCAGGAAAACCCCCAGGTATAGGAAGCGGCCTTTTGCCAGTCCAGCAATTCTGCATGGGGAGGGGGCTTTGGGGTCAAGGGGTCTCCAGCTGCCCCTTTGCTCCTTCTCTTGAAGGTAAAGTGAAACATCCTTGACAACGATGTAATAACCTGCAAAGCAACAGAGTAATAATAACATTATTTAATATCCCAATTAAAGGGCATAGAAGATGAggattagtattattattaatactaatactggcggcacaagaacaggccattaggaCAAATGctctcaaagccagaattgaaacatcaacagacgatccaaagtgcagactctgtaaagaaacagatgaaaccatcgaccacatactcagctgctgcaaaaagatcgcacagactgactacaagcatagacaagatgctgtggcacagatgatgcactggaacttgtgccggaactaccatctaccagtggcaaagaactggtgggatcataagcccgaaaaagtggtcaaaaatgagcgagcaaaactactgtgggacttccgacagaccgaattctgaagcataacacaccagacattgtgattgtggagaaaaagaaagtatggatcatcgacatcgcaatcccaggagacagcacaattgaggagaagcagctagagaaattagtgaaatacgaagatctaaaaatcgagctgcaacaactctggcataagcccgtgaaagtcgtcccagtggtccttggcacgctgggcgcagggccagaggatctcagcggacatttgaaaaccatcgaaattgacaaaatctccatctgtcaattgcaaaaggccgctttactgggatcggcaaacataattcactgctacatcactcagtcctaggtgcttgggaagcgcccgacaggggatgaaatacgaaatccagcacagtgatctcgtttgctgtgttgtactgacataataataataataataataataataataataataataataataataataatacggtcATACTACCTGAGTAAATCTGCCCTTTGGGGTCTTGACTGCACCTGAGCATGGAGGAGACGTGACCGTCCACAAAACCTTTGGCACATAAATCCCCTGACTTACTGCCCGGTGGTCATTGAGAAGGCATTCCAGATGTTACATCTGGAAGGAGCCAGTTCTGCAGAGGCAGGCTTAATGTAGGAATCTGGGCTTCTGCCCCACATCACCCCCCAACTCGAACCCCCCCCTTCTTCCTCGGCTTCCTCCGCTCTTAAGTTCAGGCTGGGGTCGCATCGCAGGATGTCTCCTCTCCAGGAATCCAGTGTTGCTTTGGCCTTGCGCCCATTCCTGCAACTGCAGATGTTTTGCTAAAGTCAGAATGGGTCgcaccctcctctccttcccagaATTTGGGCCCTTCAGGAGGGAA harbors:
- the LOC139155920 gene encoding UDP-N-acetylhexosamine pyrophosphorylase-like protein 1 is translated as MEALRVRLERAGQRHLLRFWAELGPAEREALLGALGALEPEQLAEHCRRAAQACARPPRPCAEGLDGRMEPLPPEALGSVGGGDPAALQRWEEEGLCQIAQGKVAALLLAGGQGTRLGVPYPKGMFDVGLPSHKTLYQIQAERIRKVEQLAGRKFGHSRCLVPWYIMTSEFTLGPTEKFFRDHHYFNLDESNVILFEQRMLPAVTFDGKVILEEKGKIAMAPDGNGGLYRALGDHKILEDMKRRGVQFIHVYCVDNILVKMADPVFIGFCVSRGADCGAKVVEKASPAEPVGVVCRLDGAFRVVEYSEIVAETAEKRSPDGRLAYWAGNICNHFFSLDFLREVVEQFESQLTPHVAIKKVPYVDEGGRRVEALQPNGIKLEKFVFDVFPFAKNFVALEVPREEEFSPLKNAATAARDTPATARRSLLSQHYRWALQAGGRFVTGAGEPIPGKESFSQDEEPPAVCEISPLVSYFGEGLEQYMQGKNLPSPFLLDETKAELFSLGEAE
- the LOC139155921 gene encoding suppressor APC domain-containing protein 2-like isoform X2, with amino-acid sequence MAPGHRLDGPPPPRAFLQSLRPLYDILDERRRGYVHLREIESRWRRADGEAGPAGVLEGLRRAAPPSGYLTFERFVLGLRLALPGPEESPEPSIPVGQAPPQPQGHRAGEASGSRKPLKEPLGQEGPCQEPPRQPSIRRQRRRHTLAHGVDQETLEREKEREKERECLLRGLGLAEEARGWYLQQLHRLQGHQKQLARSRGRQPGDSSPPTASHSPPATQSGPSPFVGPQQTIHMLKEQNRLLTKEVTDKGRRITQLEQEKSALIKQLFGARAESTKDSSQLDSTFI
- the LOC139155921 gene encoding suppressor APC domain-containing protein 2-like isoform X1, which translates into the protein MAPGHRLDGPPPPRAFLQSLRPLYDILDERRRGYVHLREIESRWRRADGEAGPAGVLEGLRRAAPPSGYLTFERFVLGLRLALPGPEESPEPSIPVGQAPPQPQGHRAGEASGSRKPLKEPLGQEGPCQEPPRQPSIRRQRRRHTLAHGVDQETLEREKEREKERECLLRGLGLAEEARGWYLQQLHRLQGHQKQLARSRGRQEEDSRTGLSPPSAPQVQELSRCLWKLLSLSAQPGDSSPPTASHSPPATQSGPSPFVGPQQTIHMLKEQNRLLTKEVTDKGRRITQLEQEKSALIKQLFGARAESTKDSSQLDSTFI